A DNA window from Carassius gibelio isolate Cgi1373 ecotype wild population from Czech Republic chromosome A8, carGib1.2-hapl.c, whole genome shotgun sequence contains the following coding sequences:
- the LOC128018026 gene encoding forkhead box protein B2-like, with product MPRPGKNSYSDQKPPYSYISLTAMAIQSSSEKMLPLSDIYKFIMDRFPYYCENTQRWQNSLRHNLSFNDCFIKIPRRPDQPGKGSFWALHPDCGDMFENGSFLRRRKRFKLLRVEHSACKSGPVLHSYHSHAQPALHQSHHHSGKLAVGHPEYLGTMGRLSHFQSYTLGGGQSGSFKHPFAIESLIGRDYKGVMASGLPIASVMHHLGYPVPAQLGSMVNSVWPHVGMLSEPVSSDYPPFNVAVKGLYHHHPGTQSMPAVPMPIKPTPTLGAVPSLTGMTPGVMQLCPRTAALMERDATALVEEKSGSLHPALLQS from the coding sequence ATGCCTCGGCCAGGTAAGAACTCCTACAGTGACCAGAAGCCTCCATACTCGTACATCTCTCTGACCGCCATGGCCATTCAGAGCTCCTCTGAGAAGATGCTCCCCCTCAGCGACATCTACAAATTCATCATGGACCGTTTCCCGTATTACTGCGAGAACACTCAACGCTGGCAGAACTCGCTCCGGCACAACCTTTCCTTCAACGACTGCTTCATTAAGATCCCCCGGCGGCCCGACCAGCCGGGAAAGGGCAGCTTCTGGGCCCTGCATCCGGACTGTGGAGACATGTTCGAGAACGGCAGCTTCCTGCGCCGCCGCAAGCGCTTCAAGCTCCTCCGGGTGGAGCATTCGGCTTGCAAGAGCGGCCCCGTGCTGCACTCCTACCACTCTCATGCCCAGCCTGCTTTGCACCAATCCCACCACCATTCGGGCAAGCTGGCCGTGGGACACCCGGAATACTTGGGCACCATGGGCCGGCTCTCCCACTTCCAGAGCTACACGCTTGGCGGCGGGCAGAGCGGCAGCTTCAAACACCCATTCGCCATCGAGAGCCTGATTGGCCGAGACTATAAAGGAGTGATGGCCAGCGGGTTGCCCATCGCCTCGGTCATGCATCACCTCGGGTATCCTGTGCCCGCTCAACTGGGCAGTATGGTCAACTCCGTGTGGCCACATGTGGGCATGCTGTCTGAGCCGGTGTCATCAGACTACCCGCCGTTCAATGTGGCGGTCAAGGGGCTGTACCATCATCACCCGGGAACCCAAAGCATGCCTGCTGTGCCCATGCCCATCAAACCCACGCCGACCCTGGGCGCAGTCCCGTCCTTGACTGGCATGACGCCGGGAGTAATGCAGCTGTGCCCAAGAACGGCGGCTCTGATGGAGAGAGATGCAACAGCTCTTGTCGAGGAGAAAAGCGGGTCTCTCCATCCTGCTCTCCTGCAGTCCTGA
- the LOC128018027 gene encoding C2 calcium-dependent domain-containing protein 4C, which produces MMWILQKVQAGAENLPMQINHLISKNKEEISAKSSIFNKLHCNVLTPEKIPEFFLPPKLTKRCLMADAAKISQCLNEEKKASSFANTSLSRPGTAQPLRASLNKPTAASNKLKPIPYSLKCYESGLFESPNTRRKESLFHSALTSYTLERMTIKTPKLSFRPVLKTASSESDTPSADSSPYSTPPPIRREDFTSDQSTSEEPLQQDVHVSIDEKEKVHSTPDKKLVSKVCQRAKVIQSSHCSKLAPPIQFPLDMLHCQERFHQEHVLPLPQRGRVRVSAFRTSAAQSSTTVRIRVISVEGLRDPSDLRPLTCSLTLSLAPGKLQRQHSAIIRNCRNPVFNEDFFFQEPEEQQGSLGDLALRLKVLDKASGLGRGVVLGIVIKPLCQLLPL; this is translated from the coding sequence ATGATGTGGATCCTTCAGAAAGTGCAGGCGGGAGCAGAAAATCTCCCGATGCAGATCAATCACCTCATCAGCAAAAATAAGGAGGAGATTTCAGCCAAGAGCAGCATCTTCAATAAACTGCACTGCAACGTCCTCACACCTGAAAAAATTCCTGAATTTTTCCTGCCTCCCAAACTGACCAAGCGCTGCCTCATGGCAGACGCTGCAAAAATCTCACAGTGCCTGAACGAAGAAAAAAAAGCTTCCAGCTTTGCAAACACATCACTGTCAAGACCTGGTACTGCCCAGCCACTGAGAGCGAGTCTAAACAAACCTACAGCGGCGTCAAACAAACTCAAACCCATCCCATACTCACTGAAATGCTACGAGTCGGGTTTATTCGAGAGTCCGAACACGCGCCGCAAAGAGTCTTTGTTCCACTCGGCACTAACCAGTTACACACTAGAGCGAATGACCATCAAAACACCCAAACTGTCCTTCAGACCAGTGCTGAAGACGGCCAGCAGTGAGAGTGACACGCCCTCCGCTGACTCCTCCCCTTATTCAACACCTCCACCAATCAGACGAGAGGATTTCACCAGCGACCAGTCGACCTCTGAGGAGCCGCTGCAGCAAGATGTTCATGTTTCTATAGACGAGAAAGAGAAAGTTCACTCCACTCCAGATAAAAAGCTCGTGTCAAAAGTCTGTCAGCGTGCTAAAGTTATTCAATCATCCCATTGCTCCAAACTAGCCCCGCCCATCCAGTTCCCCCTGGACATGCTGCACTGCCAGGAACGCTTCCATCAGGAGCACGTGCTTCCTCTTCCTCAGAGAGGCCGGGTGCGCGTCTCTGCCTTCAGGACCAGCGCAGCCCAGAGCTCTACGACAGTTCGCATCCGCGTGATCTCTGTGGAGGGCTTGAGAGATCCCAGCGACCTTCGACCTCTGACCTGCAGCTTGACCCTAAGCCTCGCTCCAGGCAAGCTGCAGCGGCAACACAGCGCCATCATCAGGAACTGCCGTAACCCCGTGTTCAATGAAGACTTCTTCTTCCAGGAGCCCGAGGAGCAGCAGGGCAGTCTGGGAGATCTGGCTCTGAGACTGAAGGTGCTGGATAAGGCCTCGGGCCTGGGCCGAGGAGTTGTGCTGGGAATCGTCATCAAACCTCTCTGTCAGCTACTGCCTCTGTGA